CGCTGACACTTTCCTATCACGTAGCAATTGACGGTGATatcaatattatatatatattgatctcgtcacctttcaggggggcagaaacggagatggtcatcacgactctctccggatcaatcccccaccccctttttttgtccagctacgttgcacatattatatgtctttttaatttattgttattttgcatctgtggattaatttatttttattttattggtattgttaaatgttgatgatttatgtacgaaggactttcaacggaaacaagaccgcaagggcttttttgaaatgctcctcttagacagggtgtttgactgtacttgtactgtaatacatgctactgtttgactgtactcttCTTGTactacttgtactctaacattctatctaataaatatattcatcatcatcatcacaggtAGATTTTGAGGCAGCGGCCAAGTCAGTAATGATGGAGACTTTATGGGAGGTCAAGAAGTTAAGACCCAAAGCATTATGGGGGGTCTCTCCTTACCCCAGTTGCTCCAACGGTGATCCCACCCAAACAATGTTAGCCAATTACACCGGGCAGTGCCCTGCAGCAGAGATGGCCCGGAATGACGAGCTGCTGTGGCTATGGAAACGATGCTCTGCTCTCTACCCGCTCCTCGCCCTCGAGAAGATACAGGTGAGTCATGCTTCATGTTACTTTATATATCTCTGCACATATTGGGGGGGGTTGAAATATATCAATATCACAATCATCAATGCAGTGatcaaagaaaaccaaaaccTTGTAACGAGTGAAAAACGTATTTGAAAACCTAAATCCACACAAGTACGAAACTACCAAAAGTTTATAAACTGTTTATCTTTAATGACTGCagcaaatacataaataaagttataataCCTCATCGTTAGCTCCGGTGCATTCATTCCATTCTGTGAACCCAGATTCCACGTGATATAATGCCATTGTTCATGATGCAGGAAATTACCGTAGCAAGCTACTTTAGTTTATTACACTTTATTGGACCATAATAGATCAGAATTGATTGTTATCTAAGCATTTCACTGAACCAAAGTAACTTTTGTTCGATGTCTCATAACCTGCAGCCTGTGTTGCACGTGGTGGGCATAATGTGGACGATCTGCCCAATGATTCTTAGGGTGGGACCACTGGAGCCAGGCTTTATTTGTCCAGCCAAATCAAAGAAGCGCTACGAGTATCGTCTCTGACGGGGACGTTTGACCTTCCTGTATTCCCCCTGGTAAAGATAGGCTACGCCTCCACTAACACTTTCCTGTCACAGGTGAGTGCATCATCTGGTGGAGGGACCTAGAGTACGATCCCTACGGACTGTATGGATCAGTGCTGAAGCAAAAATAGCATGCTATAATGTTGTAGAATAGAAATGATTATCACCTAATGGTTATTTATTgagagaggagctgaagaaaagaaaagctgaaatgtgtttttgtcagtcATCGTAAAGAGGATTTAGGGTGAAATCAATACGCCAAGAAAAATAGCTTTTACACAGTGCCATACTTTGACCAAGTACGAAGCAGCGCACGCTGTGGGGAGTCTTTTATGGCTTCTTTGTATAATTTCTTTTGTAACAGGCAGACCTGGTGAGCGCCATAGGAGAGAGTGCTGCTATGGGAACAGCAGGAATCGTCATCTGGGAGAGAAGTGAAACTCAGACAGAGGTAACACAGTCctacatttacataaagttCATGCACAAAGACGGGATCCTTttaagtttttttgttttttttggcaatCACAAATAGAGttttcatgcttttaatttCACTGATTAGCTCTTGAAGGATTGATTGGGTTGCACTATTATAGGTATGTTCCTCCAACTGTCTGCCTGCTTCTCAGAGAGAGTGCCAGGACCTGGCAGAGTTTGTCCGTAAGGTTCTGGGACCTTACTCCGTCAACGTTACTACAGCAGCTCGACTGTGCTCAGCTTCCCTGTGCCAGGGAAAGGGACGATGTGTCCGTCAAAACGCAGAAAGCTTTGCCTACCTCCACCTCCCATCCCCAACAAAAGTAACGGAAAAGGTATGCGTAACTGTAGGGGTCAAAATCTATTTGTGATGAATTCATAAAGGTTTACTTATTCACTTCATTCATCATTAATCCCATCAGACAAGCATGAGCTCCGAGCCCTTCTTGCAGAACAGGCCATAAATAGATGTGGGGTGAGGCTTGTTAAATCCAGAAATCGTACAGACTCATTCTGCCCTCGTTCCATCAACGGCCTCAAAGTTGTTCTATGCCGAGCCACGACTCACTAGAGCGGTTCTGGTGACcctgttttttggggttttttttttatagccgAATTAAGTCTTATACTTCTTACAGTTAATAAGCTACAGGTAGCTCAAACCACATAACCGCCAAGTAATAAGTCCTAGATTTGCTTCTATTGTTGCTTAGACCCAGTTACACCGAAGTGTTAACTGGGTTCACGTATTAAACACTTGAGTGCATATTATAGCATGCTTTAGTCTTCCATTTAATGCATGATAGGAGGAGCAAACTGTGCAGTAAACACTGTGAAACCATGCTTGTAGATAGGCTAATAAACCCATAGGAGGTTAGTGCAGCATGCTGAGAAGCTCTGATtgcctctttgtctcttctccGCCACTGCATATTTGATTAAACAAAAGTCATCACCACCCCAGCAGAAAGCTGGACAACAGCATCATTATATTGGGCCTAGAGTAGCTATATGCTATTGAGAAGATGAACagccttcagagtcatttcatCTAATCTCTTAGAAATGAGAAGCTGAGATTTGTGGGGGaaaatatcaatatttaaagGCATGAAGCTTATTCCTGTTTAATTTTGGTGGAAAAGCATGAATGTATATGTTGCCAGATACGCCACGATGCCAAGACAAACTGACCACcttatatgtgtgtatgtactgtgtatacacacacacataaggtCTGTGCCCATGGCGAAAGGCATGCAAAGACAATACGTTCTCAACttctgtcatttttttgtgaGGAAAGCTGGACAAAGAACAACTCATTTTGACTcatgacacaaataaaaaccaagaTTTTATAAGAATGGGAAACAAAGTCAGAGGGAAGTGTAGCTGCCTGAGGATCTTCTGTGTTTTCAGACCATAGGAGAGCAGACAATAAAAGAATCACTGAAACACAGCAGAAGATCCTCTGGAATTTGATCACACGACACCGAACGCAGAAACACTCGCTTTCTCTGGCGCGCTCTGCATGGGGCTTTAGTAACAGCAGTCATAAAAAGAACAACACGAAACAAAGCATCGACACTGCTGGAACCGCACTACTCTGAAAATGTTGCCCGCCTGAATTTGAGCCGTGATATTTACTTTGGTGTTCGACTTTTTAAAACTACATAGCCGCGATGCTTGTTATTATTCAGCTCGCTTTTCTATCATCTCAGCAAGAAGAAGCAAAAGCAGCTGATGGGCCAGACACGGGCACTAAACCAGCTGAACCAGATCCAGCAGAGATGTGGAAGGAGGACTTCCAGTGCCAGTGGTACAAGACGACAGACAGGGACGTCTCAGATCAGCAAGCCCCCAAAGACGGAGCATCCGTtgggaagagagaaaaagagaaggctCGCGATGTAACTGAGCCCGCGACGACAGCTTCTACCTTAGCTTCTACAACAGCAGCTAACTCCGTAACTAAGTCCACAGAAAGTAGTTCACCTGGTTTAGGAAGTCCAACACCTTCACTGGAAGACACTAATATAGACAGTGGTACAGATCCAATC
The nucleotide sequence above comes from Brachionichthys hirsutus isolate HB-005 unplaced genomic scaffold, CSIRO-AGI_Bhir_v1 contig_301, whole genome shotgun sequence. Encoded proteins:
- the LOC137914273 gene encoding hyaluronidase-1-like, which produces VDFEAAAKSVMMETLWEVKKLRPKALWGVSPYPSCSNGDPTQTMLANYTGQCPAAEMARNDELLWLWKRCSALYPLLALEKIQGGTTGARLYLSSQIKEALRVSSLTGTFDLPVFPLVKIGYASTNTFLSQADLVSAIGESAAMGTAGIVIWERSETQTERECQDLAEFVRKVLGPYSVNVTTAARLCSASLCQGKGRCVRQNAESFAYLHLPSPTKVTEKQEEAKAADGPDTGTKPAEPDPAEMWKEDFQCQWYKTTDRDVSDQQAPKDGASVGKREKEKARDVTEPATTASTLASTTAANSVTKSTESSSPGLGSPTPSLEDTNIDSGTDPIRAPEPPVLLLLLLVAGNLCLRP